From Microbacterium sp. CGR2:
CGGCGGAACGACGGCGGTCATGAGTCCTCCTGGGACGGGTGGAAGAAAGGGGTGCGTGCGACGACGCGCGGGCGCCGGTCAGGCCGACGCGAAAGAATGGAGAGCGAGTGCAGCGGATGCGCTCGACATAGACTCTAACGTAACGTGAGGTTTGTGTGCGAATCGTGGAGGGCAGAGCCGTGACCGACCTGGAGACGATGCGGATCGGCGAGGTGGCCGAGCAGACGTCGCTGTCGCTGCGCACACTTCGGCACTACGAAGACATCGGGTTGGTCATTCCGTCCGCTCGCACCGACGGCGGTTTCCGTCTCTACACCGAACGTGATGTCGCGCGCCTGCTCATCGTGCGCCGCATGAAACCCCTCGGCTACACGCTCGAGGAGATGAGCGCGCTCCTGCGGGTGGTCGACGACCTCGAGCGCGATGAAAGCCCGGAACTGCGCTCTCGTCTGACGGAGATCCGCGAGGAGGCGCGCCTGCGCCGTGAGCAGCTCGCCGCGCGGGTGGATATGGCGGACGAGTTCCTCGCTCGGTTGGACGATATCTGAGCACCAGCCGTGAACGGCGGCGGAGGCCTCCGATAGAATGATGGTGGAGAGTCGGGAAGCCTGGTCGACGACATCATTCGTCGACTCACGGAGTTTCCCATGGCCACGCACGACCACCCGTTCCCCTCCGAGTTCCCCGCCCGCGGGAGCTACCGCGAAGCCCGACGCATCGGCACCTTGCTGCGCAAAGAGAGCGTCGGCGGCATCCTGCTCGTCGTCATGGCGGCGATCGCGCTGATCTGGTCGAACTCGCCGTTCGCCGAGGGATACTTCGCTCTCCGCGACTTCGAGATCGGCTACGAGCCCTGGCACCTGAAGCTCAGTCTCGGTGCCTGGGCCGCCGATGGCCTTCTTGCGATCTTCTTCTTCCTCGTCGGACTCGAACTCAAACGCGAATTCGTCATCGGGGATCTGCGTGACATCCGTCGGGCGATCGTCCCGGTGGCGGCCGCGATCGGTGGGGTGGTCGTCCCCGCGCTCGTCTACGTGCTGATCGTCGGTCCGCAACCCGACCTGCTCCGCGGCTGGGCGGTGCCGACGGCGACCGACATCGCCTTCGCCGTGGCGATCCTCGCGATCATCGGATCGCATCTGCCCGCTGGCCTTCGCCTCTTCCTCCTGACCCTCGCCGTGGTCGACGACCTGATCGCCATCGTCATCATCGCCGTCTTCTACACCGACGACGTGAACCCGATGCCCATTCCCGGGGCGATCCTCGCGCTGGCGCTGTACGCGCTGCTCGCGCAACGACGCAAGGGATTCTTCCTCCGGCACCGTTTCGCCGCCTGGCTGATCCTGCTTCCCATCGGTGTCGTCGTCTGGGCGTTGGTGCACGCCTCAGGAATTCACGCGACGATCGCCGGCGTGCTGCTGGGGTTCATGATCCCGGTCCGATCGGGGACCACGGACGCCGACGGGGTCGAGGAAACAGGTCTGGCGGAGGAGTTCGAGCACCGGTTCCGCCCGCTCTCGGCCGGGTTCGCCGTGCCGATCTTCGCCTTCTTCGCTGCCGGCGTCACGGTTGTCGGTGACGGGCTCGTCGAGACTCTGACGCATCCGGTGACGATCGCGATCGTCGTGGCCCTCGTGCTGGGAAAACCGATCGGGATCGTGCTCTCCACGTGGATCGCGACCAAGCTCACCCGCAGTCGCATGAGCGACGGTCTCGGATGGATCGATCTCATCGGAGTGGGAGTGCTCGCCGGCATCGGCTTCACCGTGTCGCTGCTGGTTGCCGATCTGAGCTTCCCGCAGGGCATCGAACACGACGCCGCGAAGGTCGCGATCCTCCTCGCCTCCGTGTTGGCGGCGGCACTCGCCGCCGTGATCCTCGGTATCCGGAACCGTCGCTACCGTGCGATCGCGGAGCGGGAGGCCGTGGATGCCGACGCCGACGGTGTGCCCGATGTGTACCAGCGCGGCGACCGGGCCTGAAGTTGCGCGGCCCGACGGTGCTCAGCCTGAGATGTCCCGTCGACGCAGTGCCCACGCGCCACCGGCGACGAACACCGCAGTGAAGCCCCAGAGGGCGATGGCGCCGACCGGATCCAGGCCCTCGACCAGCGGTGGCTGATGGAACGCCCAGGAGTAGGGCGACAGGTAACGCAGCCACTCGGCATCCGGTGCCTGGTTCGCGATCGCATTGAACGCATAGCCGACCACGGCGCTCCCCGCTCCGGCAGCGATCCCGAAGGTCTTCCGGCCGGTGATGGCACCGACGAACAGGGCCAGGCTGCCGGCGAGCATCGTCAGCCCGAGAAAGACGACTGTCGCGTCGATGATGCGTGCGGGTTCGATCTCGAGCTTCGCCGACTCGTTCAGGCCGAGGATGACGACGGCGGCGAACACGCTCAACCAGAGCAGGCGAACGAGTATGGCCGCGGCTGATTGGAGGGCATGCGACGCGCGCCCGATGCCGTGTGCGAGGTCCAACTCGAGTCGCCCTGACTCTTCCGCTCCGGCGATGGCGCCCGCTCCCCAGCCGATCGCCGCGATCGTCAGCAGCAGGAATCCGATGAGTCCGTAGAACGTGCCCTGCGTGTAGCCCGCGCCGGTCCCGATCTGGTCGTAGCCGAGGGCGTTGACGAGTTCGGGTGGGAGGCTCTCGATGATCTGCTGCATCTCGCCGTTGCCGCCGATGCTCGGGAACAGCGGGAGGTACATGAACAGCACGGCGGCGACGCCGAGGGTCCACCCCAGCAGACCACGCCACGATTCACGGAGTGCGCGACGGAAGACGGGAAGCGGCTTACGCATCTCCGTCTCCTTTCGTGGCTGTGCTCTGATCGCCGTACAGCCGCAGGACGGACTCCTCGAGATCGGGTTCCTCGACGGCGAGGTCCACGATGCGGTGACGGGCGATCGCTTTCACGAAGGGGTCGATGTCGCCCTCGACCGTCGCGGAGAGCCGGACCGCCTCGCCGGACGCTACGACCTCGATGTCGGCCAGGTGGGGAAGCTCCGCGAGCTCGCGGCGCAGCGTCTCCTCGTCGACGCCGGTGAGTCCGGCGCGCACCCGGCGGATGGCGCCGAGACGCAACGAGGCCACATCGCCCTCGGCCACGATGCGCCCGGCGCTCAGCACCGCCACGGCATCCGCCGTCTGCTGGATCTCGCTGAGCACATGTGAGCTCAGCAGTACCGTCTGCCCACGTTCGCGCGCCTCGCGGACGAGTTGCAGGAACTCCCGCTGCACCAGGGGATCGAGCCCGCTCGTGGGCTCGTCGAGCACGAGAAGCTCCGGCTCATGCATGAACGCCTGGACGATCCCGAGCTTCTGCTTGTTGCCCTTGGACAGCGTCCGCACCTGTCGGCTGAGGTCGAGGCCGAGTCTGGACGCGAGCCGATCGATCATGCCCGCAGGGACCGGGCCCGACACTTCGGCGTAGAAGTCCAACATCCGCCGGCCGGTCATGCGCCCGTCCAGCCGGAGCTCGCCGGGAATGAACCCGACGCGGCGACGCAGATCCGGGCCGGCGATGCGCGGATCCTCCCCGAGGACTCGGACGGATCCGGACGTCGGGCGGATCACGTCGACGATCATCCGAAGGGTGGTGGTCTTTCCCGCGCCGTTCGGGCCGATCAGGCCGAACACGGATCCGGTGTCGACGGACATGTTCAGCGAGTCGACCGCGGTGCGGTGGCCGTAATTCTTGTGCAACTGGGTCAATTCGATGGCAGGACTCATGGCGCCTGCTCCTTTCGACAAGTGGTGATCAGGACGGAGGATCGCGCGTCACTGCGGCGGATCGGGGTCCTGGTTGGGGTCGTTCTCGCCCTTGTCGGAGCGCGGCCCGGTCTTTCGCGCGAGGGCTTCTCGGGCCGCGACGAGCAGACGGTCGTCGGTGTACAGACCGTGGGTGAACAGTTCCAGCACCGGGAT
This genomic window contains:
- a CDS encoding MerR family transcriptional regulator, which translates into the protein MTDLETMRIGEVAEQTSLSLRTLRHYEDIGLVIPSARTDGGFRLYTERDVARLLIVRRMKPLGYTLEEMSALLRVVDDLERDESPELRSRLTEIREEARLRREQLAARVDMADEFLARLDDI
- a CDS encoding ABC transporter permease subunit → MRKPLPVFRRALRESWRGLLGWTLGVAAVLFMYLPLFPSIGGNGEMQQIIESLPPELVNALGYDQIGTGAGYTQGTFYGLIGFLLLTIAAIGWGAGAIAGAEESGRLELDLAHGIGRASHALQSAAAILVRLLWLSVFAAVVILGLNESAKLEIEPARIIDATVVFLGLTMLAGSLALFVGAITGRKTFGIAAGAGSAVVGYAFNAIANQAPDAEWLRYLSPYSWAFHQPPLVEGLDPVGAIALWGFTAVFVAGGAWALRRRDISG
- a CDS encoding ABC transporter ATP-binding protein: MSPAIELTQLHKNYGHRTAVDSLNMSVDTGSVFGLIGPNGAGKTTTLRMIVDVIRPTSGSVRVLGEDPRIAGPDLRRRVGFIPGELRLDGRMTGRRMLDFYAEVSGPVPAGMIDRLASRLGLDLSRQVRTLSKGNKQKLGIVQAFMHEPELLVLDEPTSGLDPLVQREFLQLVREARERGQTVLLSSHVLSEIQQTADAVAVLSAGRIVAEGDVASLRLGAIRRVRAGLTGVDEETLRRELAELPHLADIEVVASGEAVRLSATVEGDIDPFVKAIARHRIVDLAVEEPDLEESVLRLYGDQSTATKGDGDA
- the nhaA gene encoding Na+/H+ antiporter NhaA, which encodes MATHDHPFPSEFPARGSYREARRIGTLLRKESVGGILLVVMAAIALIWSNSPFAEGYFALRDFEIGYEPWHLKLSLGAWAADGLLAIFFFLVGLELKREFVIGDLRDIRRAIVPVAAAIGGVVVPALVYVLIVGPQPDLLRGWAVPTATDIAFAVAILAIIGSHLPAGLRLFLLTLAVVDDLIAIVIIAVFYTDDVNPMPIPGAILALALYALLAQRRKGFFLRHRFAAWLILLPIGVVVWALVHASGIHATIAGVLLGFMIPVRSGTTDADGVEETGLAEEFEHRFRPLSAGFAVPIFAFFAAGVTVVGDGLVETLTHPVTIAIVVALVLGKPIGIVLSTWIATKLTRSRMSDGLGWIDLIGVGVLAGIGFTVSLLVADLSFPQGIEHDAAKVAILLASVLAAALAAVILGIRNRRYRAIAEREAVDADADGVPDVYQRGDRA